The Ischnura elegans chromosome 1, ioIscEleg1.1, whole genome shotgun sequence genome contains a region encoding:
- the LOC124157752 gene encoding hemolymph lipopolysaccharide-binding protein-like has translation MTSLLFLTIVAALLPVLASLVNAQLTCDVGSTTDHKKVEFKIFSKRNSSGHWITDFTVDNVSPKNQRPLNVNVMHIVDCSGGIQKNRIQGILVAPPPVPQDYVLYAGVGYYKMHPPAEGGFVEAENTCIREGAHLAIVNSDAEFDVIRSLVKEGSAYLGFHDRAKEGEFMTVLGQTMNSTGVNKWLAGEPNNSGPGENCGTYYFSGGFNDVPCDRKYPFICEFELSWG, from the exons ATGACTTCACTACTGTTCTTGACAATTGTGGCGGCACTGCTCCCAGTATTAGCATCATTGGTGAATGCTCAATTGACGTGCGACGTTGGATCCACGACAGACCACAAGAAGGTGGAATTCAAAATATTCAGCAAGAGGAACTCATCAGGGCACTGGATCACCGACTTCACAGTCGACAACGTTTCACCAAAGAATCAGCGCCCGTTAAACGTTAATGTAATGCACATCGTAGACTGTTCTGGTGGAATCCAAAAGAATAGAATACAGGGAATTCTAGTAG cACCCCCACCCGTTCCTCAAGATTACGTGCTTTACGCTGGAGTTGGCTATTACAAAATGCATCCGCCGGCAGAGGGCGGTTTCGTCGAGGCAGAGAATACCTGCATCAGAGAAGGAGCTCATCTAGCCATCGTCAACTCAGACGCTGAGTTTGATGTGATCCGATCACTCGTTAAAGAGGGATCAGCGTACCTCGGATTCCATGACCGCGCGAAAGAAGGAGAGTTTATGACGGTTCTCG GGCAAACAATGAATTCGACTGGTGTGAATAAATGGCTAGCCGGAGAGCCGAACAACTCTGGACCTGGAGAAAACTGCGGGACTTACTATTTCAGCGGAGGTTTCAACGATGTTCCATGCGATCGAAAATATCCGTTCATCTGCGAATTTGAACTTTCGTGGGGTTAG